In a genomic window of Allomeiothermus silvanus DSM 9946:
- a CDS encoding N-acetylmuramoyl-L-alanine amidase family protein, giving the protein MRFWALVWFLLLPALAFPRVGLHDGFTRLVFDLPKAATYTVSSEKETLTLRFQGVRQAPADEEVDSDLVASYQVVPGASGTVVYVRLKPGAEAKTQLFDDGEAKRLVVDVVRSAPTGQASTPKAPVPAPKPTMNKKPPVVVIDPGHGGIDPGAVGYVVEKAITLDVGLRLKRLLEAQGIQVVMTRSRDMHLSADKRTDLGMRAAMTDSSKRNLFVSIHVNSAIRPAQGIEVYYFGETMSPSLLAQVIRENGGGDLGLQLTREARGVAQQAARDVVAQANLQFSRRLAQMVHDAMIGVTGAVDRGVQSAPFYVIRNARIPAILTEIGFANHPQEGPRLADPNYREKLAQAMAQAISKFLANGAFAQR; this is encoded by the coding sequence ATGCGTTTTTGGGCGTTGGTTTGGTTTTTGTTGCTTCCGGCTTTGGCGTTTCCTCGGGTGGGGTTGCACGATGGCTTCACCCGCTTGGTTTTTGATCTGCCCAAAGCTGCTACCTACACGGTCTCGAGCGAAAAGGAAACCCTCACCCTGCGCTTTCAGGGAGTGCGGCAGGCCCCGGCCGACGAAGAGGTGGACTCCGACCTGGTAGCTTCCTACCAGGTGGTGCCTGGCGCGAGCGGGACGGTAGTCTACGTGCGCCTCAAACCCGGCGCCGAGGCCAAGACCCAGCTCTTCGACGACGGCGAGGCAAAGCGGTTGGTCGTGGATGTGGTCCGTTCGGCCCCCACCGGCCAAGCGTCTACCCCTAAAGCCCCGGTGCCTGCGCCCAAACCGACTATGAATAAAAAACCTCCGGTGGTGGTGATTGATCCCGGCCACGGCGGGATTGACCCCGGTGCGGTGGGTTACGTGGTTGAAAAGGCCATCACCCTGGACGTGGGGCTGCGGCTAAAACGGCTCCTGGAGGCCCAGGGCATCCAGGTGGTGATGACCCGCTCGCGCGATATGCACCTTTCCGCCGATAAACGCACCGACTTGGGGATGCGGGCAGCCATGACCGACAGCAGCAAGCGCAACCTCTTTGTCTCTATCCACGTCAACTCGGCTATACGCCCGGCCCAGGGGATCGAGGTCTACTACTTTGGTGAGACCATGAGCCCGAGCTTGCTGGCCCAGGTGATTCGGGAAAACGGTGGAGGAGACCTTGGTCTCCAGCTTACCCGCGAGGCTCGAGGGGTGGCTCAGCAGGCGGCCCGCGACGTGGTGGCGCAGGCCAACCTGCAGTTCTCCCGGCGGCTAGCCCAGATGGTACACGACGCGATGATAGGGGTCACCGGAGCCGTAGACCGGGGGGTGCAGTCGGCTCCTTTCTACGTGATCCGCAACGCCCGTATCCCGGCCATCCTGACCGAGATCGGTTTTGCCAACCACCCCCAGGAGGGGCCTCGGCTCGCCGACCCTAACTACCGGGAAAAACTCGCCCAAGCCATGGCCCAGGCCATCAGCAAATTTCTGGCCAACGGAGCCTTTGCCCAGCGCTAA
- a CDS encoding class I SAM-dependent rRNA methyltransferase: MLSSVQQAIAKAGKDKKVRNFYPGLFADELQEVPAQPGITEVYSAEGQFLAVGYYDPKSRVALRVYRWDKGPLDTSFFARRFRRALEKRAVLGSFYRLVHAEADGLPGLVVDRFGEIVVLQVRNRAMEALRAVWFAALLESANPQGIYERSDVDSRRQEGLPDKTGVIFGEVPEVLEVEEDGLVFPIPLALAQKTGFYLDQRENRRLFESLVIPGERVLDVYSYVGSFALRAARKGALALAVDKDLEALGVLDRAAAKAKLRVDIRAGEALSVLNELVAQGQHFRHVLLDPPTLVKKPDELPRVKRHLVDLIRPALRMLEPEGWLWLSSCAYYLGVEELLEVARRAAADEGRRLRVHTITYQPPDHPWSLHVPESLYLKTLVLRDDPL, from the coding sequence ATGCTTTCTTCGGTGCAACAGGCCATCGCCAAAGCAGGCAAGGATAAAAAAGTGCGCAACTTCTATCCGGGGCTCTTCGCCGACGAGTTGCAGGAGGTTCCTGCCCAGCCCGGAATCACCGAGGTCTATAGTGCCGAAGGCCAGTTTTTGGCCGTGGGTTACTACGACCCCAAAAGCCGCGTGGCCTTACGGGTGTATCGCTGGGATAAAGGCCCGCTGGACACATCCTTCTTCGCCCGGAGGTTCCGCCGGGCGCTGGAGAAACGCGCTGTCCTGGGCAGCTTTTACCGCCTGGTCCACGCCGAGGCTGACGGTCTGCCGGGGCTGGTAGTGGATCGGTTTGGGGAGATAGTGGTACTCCAAGTGCGTAACCGGGCAATGGAAGCCCTGCGCGCGGTGTGGTTTGCGGCCTTGCTCGAGAGCGCCAACCCCCAGGGAATCTATGAGCGCAGCGATGTGGACTCGAGGCGGCAAGAGGGCCTGCCGGATAAAACCGGGGTGATCTTCGGGGAGGTGCCGGAGGTGCTCGAGGTGGAGGAGGACGGCCTGGTCTTCCCCATCCCGCTGGCCTTGGCCCAAAAAACCGGTTTTTACCTCGACCAGCGGGAGAACCGCCGCCTGTTCGAGAGCCTGGTAATACCCGGCGAGCGGGTGCTGGACGTGTACAGCTACGTGGGGAGCTTCGCCCTGCGGGCAGCCCGGAAGGGAGCGCTAGCGCTGGCCGTAGACAAGGACTTAGAAGCCCTGGGCGTGCTGGATCGAGCAGCAGCCAAGGCCAAACTGCGGGTGGATATTCGCGCCGGGGAGGCCCTTAGCGTTTTGAACGAGCTTGTAGCCCAGGGGCAACACTTCCGCCACGTCCTGCTCGACCCACCCACGCTGGTCAAAAAGCCCGACGAACTGCCCCGGGTCAAGCGCCATCTAGTGGACCTAATCCGCCCGGCCCTGCGGATGCTCGAGCCCGAGGGCTGGCTCTGGCTCTCGAGCTGTGCCTATTATCTGGGGGTAGAAGAGTTGCTCGAGGTCGCCCGCCGGGCGGCCGCCGACGAAGGCCGCCGCCTGCGAGTACACACCATCACCTACCAACCTCCCGACCACCCCTGGAGCCTGCACGTCCCCGAGTCGCTGTACCTGAAGACGCTGGTACTGCGGGATGACCCCCTGTGA